Part of the Terriglobia bacterium genome, CGGATGATCTCTCCGCAGTGTTTCGCTTGAGGCGGTATTCTGAAAGATTCCGTGTGGGTCCTCGACGAATACACCTAAACTGGTCAGGGCTCGTAGCACACGATGCAGTGTTGGGGCATGAGTCTTCGTCATTAACGCAAGTTCATTGATATCTCGGCGCCCCTCCCCAATCAGGTCCGCTATTCCCAGCATGGCAACCACGTAGATCGGCTGTGCTACGGAAATTCCAGGTTGGATCAATTTCATTATTTGCATGGCCGTGCTGACACGAGTGGCCTTGGGAACTAGTTCCGACACTAGATCCTCTCTTGAGTTTTGGCAAAATCAGTTGGCTGCCGAGGTCCGGCATAATTGGATAATAATTGGCCCAAGAAATTTGCAGAGACACAGGGCTTGAAGATCGGCCTATCGCAGGAGTTAATGAGTGAATCCCAGTGCCATGCGATTGCGGACGAAGGATGCCAGTCGCCGGATTCCAGCACGAATCTTTTTTTCATCCACATAGCTGAATGACAGACGAATTTGTGATTCCCTCCCTGGCATCAAAGAAAAAAACCGCATTGGACAGACAATGACGCCATACTCGGACGAGCATGCCTGGAGTTCTTCCGTGCCGAAAGGGAAAGGCAAATAGACTGTCAAGAAAAAGCCACCGCCCGGCCGGTTCCATCGCACCAGTTCTTCCATGCCGGCGAATTCGCTTTTTAAACATTCAATCATCACATCCCGGTTCCGGCAGTAGTCAGCCAGTTTCGGAGTTACAAGCGGCTGCAGCGAACATTGGTGTTTGAGAAGAATACCCCCCACTGCGGCCTGCAATAGCGGCGAACTGTTGACAGTGAGCAAGCTCTTCACGCGAGAGAGTTCCTGCGCCAGGGTTTGATTGCCTTCTGATTTCTGGTCAGCAATAAGATAGCCAAGACGCAATCCGGGAAACAGGGTCTTGGCAAAACTGCCGATGTAAAGCACTGTATTTTGATGATCCAGCGCCTTCAAAGTGGGTACGCGCTCCCCGTCATAAGCAAACATTCCGTAGGGATTATCCTCAATCAAGAGAACACCAGCCCGAGAACACACCTCCAATATCTGATGGCGATGACGCAGCGGCATGGATGTGCCCATAGGATTGTTGAAATCAGGAATGTCGTAGAGAGCACGTGGGCGCCCCCATTTTGAACAATCGCGAATTGCCTTTTCTACTTTCTCAGGCTCCAGACCGTGCTCGCCAGAAGGCACTGGCATAATGCGAATACCCAGGATCCGCGCCAATCCAGTGATGCCAATATAAGCAGGGTCGCTTACCAGCAGCACGTCATAGCTCGGGTTAAATAACCCGGTCAGCAATACAGCCATTGCTTCCTGGGCGCCAACCGTGACCATGATGGATTCGGGAAATACACGAATACCTTCGTCACGCTCTAGTTGTTTTGCGATCAGGTCATTAATGGTTCCATTAGTACGGTTGTACTGGCCCAGTGCGCTCCACACCTGGCTTTCCGCTACTCGCGTGGCTGCCGCTGTGGCCGAAACAAAGTCTCTTATGTTTTCGAGGAAGCCCTCCACTTGAAAGTGAGTTTCCATCGGGCGGCCGGGAGCGAAAGACACCGCTTCCGGAAATCTCATGACAATCTCATTTAGAAAGTTCATGACATCCAGCAGCGGGTCAGAAAAGCATTCCTTAAGCTTCACAGCATTGACGGAAACCTTATGATCCACCATGCCTTTAAAGATTGCCACGGCGGGCCTGCTCTCTCTCAACTGCGGCAAAGAGCGCACGGATATTTCCGCTTCCAAAGCCCTTTGCTCCTTCCCGCTGGATTAGTTCAAAAAACAGCGTTGGCCTTCCTGTAATAGGCTTCGTGAAGATCTGCAGCAGATAACCCCATTCGTCCCGGTCCACCAGAATATTCAGGCCCCGTAGCGATTCCACGTCCTGGACGATCAAGCCGACTCTGGCCCTCAACATGTCATAGTAGCTACTAGGAGTTTTCAGGAAAGCCACTCCACTCTCCTGAAGATGCCGGACGCCCTCAATGATGTCCTGACAAGTAAAAGCCACGTGCTGAATGCCAGGACCGCTGTTGTAAAGCAGGTACTCTTCGATTTGCGAGGTGCGGCACCCCGGTCCCGGTTCCATCATTGAAAACCTCACGGTGGCTGTCTCATTCTGAACGACCTTACTATTCATGGCGCTATTGGCGGTCACGATGTTTTCCTCATGGGTAACATTCAGGTCAAATACGCTGGTATAGAAAGAGACTCCATCTTCCAATTGTCCGGCGGGAAAAGCCAACGCTACATGATCCAATTCCACCAAGCAAGAAGGTCCGCTG contains:
- the hppD gene encoding 4-hydroxyphenylpyruvate dioxygenase, which translates into the protein MAAIQAVSRTFADTKQKLGIEKIDHVHLLVGNAFQSMHFLQSRFGFTPIGYQGLETGHRNHISYAMVQGNTGILVTSSTNPSSSIAHDVRLHGDGVKDIAFGVEDAERSFHLALLRGAYPVQEPVKKENELGQVVTATVRSFGHMTHTFVQRAGRSAAFLPDFQPFHLHAGSGPSCLVELDHVALAFPAGQLEDGVSFYTSVFDLNVTHEENIVTANSAMNSKVVQNETATVRFSMMEPGPGCRTSQIEEYLLYNSGPGIQHVAFTCQDIIEGVRHLQESGVAFLKTPSSYYDMLRARVGLIVQDVESLRGLNILVDRDEWGYLLQIFTKPITGRPTLFFELIQREGAKGFGSGNIRALFAAVEREQARRGNL
- a CDS encoding PLP-dependent aminotransferase family protein, with protein sequence MAIFKGMVDHKVSVNAVKLKECFSDPLLDVMNFLNEIVMRFPEAVSFAPGRPMETHFQVEGFLENIRDFVSATAAATRVAESQVWSALGQYNRTNGTINDLIAKQLERDEGIRVFPESIMVTVGAQEAMAVLLTGLFNPSYDVLLVSDPAYIGITGLARILGIRIMPVPSGEHGLEPEKVEKAIRDCSKWGRPRALYDIPDFNNPMGTSMPLRHRHQILEVCSRAGVLLIEDNPYGMFAYDGERVPTLKALDHQNTVLYIGSFAKTLFPGLRLGYLIADQKSEGNQTLAQELSRVKSLLTVNSSPLLQAAVGGILLKHQCSLQPLVTPKLADYCRNRDVMIECLKSEFAGMEELVRWNRPGGGFFLTVYLPFPFGTEELQACSSEYGVIVCPMRFFSLMPGRESQIRLSFSYVDEKKIRAGIRRLASFVRNRMALGFTH